The DNA sequence TTGATAACTCTTCATGAACTTGAAGGATGGCCGATTCGTGAACTGGCGGAATTAAACGGTAAATCGGAAGGAGCCATAAAAGCGAAATTATTTCGGGCAAGAAATAAAATGAAAAATGCGCTTATGAATGCCGAAAAAAAAACAGCTCGAAAGAGCATGAACCTGAGCGCGACGGATAAGCCCGAATTGGCGGCCTTAAAACCTGATTAAACCCTGGATTTAAGTTATGAAAAACAAAAAGAACAAAAAGAATAAAAAGGATATTGAGCGAGCGGAAAAAGGATTACAAAATATCCTATCCGCGGCCGGTCGCGACGATAATGATAAAGTCATTCCGCTTTCGGGTATGAAATCCAAAATTGAAGCCAAAACAAATATTGACAGCGTCGCGACATCCGACCAAAAAATGAGGTCAGGTTTTAATTTTCGAGCCTTCATTCGAAAGCCCGCATATTCAATAACCCTGGCCGCATTGACAATTATTATAATAATCTCCGCGGTCATACCGCTAAAATATAAGAAGACAATCGGCTATGAGGTTGCCTTTTCCGGAGTGAACAAAGATTTGTACGACGACGATAATGTATTCTGCGATCTGTTGCAATATCTCGGGCTAAATGACGCCGATATAGATTTTCAGGGCTGTCAAGCCTCCTGCAGTCTGGTGGTCATCGATTTGAAAACCGAGGAAGAGGCGATGATGGTGGTATCCGCGTTCACGCAGATAGATACGGATAAAATAACGCCTCAGGTCATAACGATTCAAACAAATGAAATGAAAACCTTATTGGATCAGGCCAATGAAAAGTTTTTAAACTAACTGTGTAAATCATAAGCCGGCGCCGGCTTTTACCGCGACCAAAAGCATGCATGGTCGCACATATATCTGGTTAGAATAAAATAAAAAAGGAGAATGAATTATGTTTAGACATGTACTTATCGGCGCCGCCATACTGATATTATTTGGCGCTATCAATGTTGCCGCGGGTCCCAAATTAACAATCTCAGAAAATGAGTTTGACTTTGGGTATGCGCCGCAAAAGGCGAAACTATCCCATACCTTTTGGGTGAAATCAACGGGCGATGAAGTCCTGAAGATATCCAAAGTTATCCCCGGATGCGGTTGCACTAAAGCTCCTATGGATAAGAAAATTATCGCTCCGGGCGATAGCGCCAGGCTCGAAATTATCTTCAGTACTCGAAATTATAAAGGAGCCATCCAAAAAAGCCCGCGAATTGAGTCCAATACTTTGAAAGGGAAGACTTTTGTCAATATCCGCACCAATATAGTACAGGGCGAGCAATCGACAAAGACGATTGTTTTTTCACCCCCTATACTTAATCTGACAAAAGATAAATTGAGTGAAAACAATGAGATCTCATTTGATATTTCAAATGTTAACGCCAAAGATCTTCAATTGAAACTAATTGACTGGCCGGGTGAATTATTTGAGGTATCAATTCCGGAAAATATTCCCGCCGGGGAAACAATCAAAGCGACGATTACTCTAGATAAAGATATATTGGGTGAGTCTTTTGAGAAATCCTTGACCTTTGAAATCAATAATGATACTTCGGATCGTTTTACATTACCGATTAGAAAGCAAGTCTTTCTTGTGACCAGTCAAAATTGACGAAATATTTCATAGATTTCACCATAATCTAAGGCGGAAGAGTTGCTTCCGCCTTTTTGAATAAAATTAGATTGCACTAAAATTCAGGGTTAAATTTTCTGAAATTTAAACCATTTTTGACGATTTTAGTATAAAGAACAAAGCAATATCCAAACGGTAAAATTACCGCATTTATGTGGCGTCGCCCGAACAACCGATTATATTGGGCCGCAAGGAGAACCGAGATATGTACAAGATAGCGACTCTGACAGGATTAATCTTTTTGATAATTGCCGCCGTTTCGGTATCGGCCGAGCCTGATATGAAAATCAATGGCGAGACCTTTGATTATGGCTATGTTCCCCAGCGGGCCAAAGTAGTCCATGCTTTTTGGTTGAAATCGGTAGGTGATACCACGCTATATATAAAAACCGTCAAACCGGCCTGCGGATGCACCAAAGCTCCTCTCGAAAAAAATCTAATTGAACCGGGCGATAGTTCCAAACTCGAAATAACTTTCAGCACCCGTAAATATACAGGATCGGTCAAAAAATCAATAAAAATAACGACCAATGCCAGCGACTCGGCGCAGAATATATATGTCGCGGCCAATGTCTTTACCGATCCGAGCGAATTGGCGCCTCTGACTGTTGAACCTTATACAGTCGAGATTACCGCTGAAACGGTTGACGCCAATGATGCCGTCTTATTTTCAATAACGAATAATTCAAATGCCGATGTTCGACTGAAACCTATAGAATGGGCGAAGCATTTGTTTGATATTGATATTCCCGAAGTTATCAAAGCCGGAGAAACCAAACAGGGCAAAGTCATCCTATTTGCCGAATCTTATATGAAATCATTCTCCAAATCGATAACGATTGAACTTGACGACGAGAACAAAATCCGGTATTCGCTGCCGGTGTTGAAGCAGACATTTTTTAAGAAGAAGACACAATAAGAAATTAAGCGGAAATTGGCCGGGAATCGCATCCCGGCTTTTTTTATCCTATCCGCTCTACTTGATTTCCCCATCTCGACTTTGTATATATAGGTTTATCATTTTTAACGATTAACCTTGAATGAATATTTTTTGGGTGATAAGGCAATAATATGAACACAATTCTTATAACCGGGGCGCTGGGGCAGATCGGGTCGGAATTGACCGCGGCACTACGAAATAAATGCGGCGAAAACAGTGTTATCGCAACCGATATTAGGATGCCTTCGGATTTGAAACTGCGTCATTCGGGGCCGTTTGAAATTCTCGATGTTACCGACGAGCATCATATTACGCGCGTTATGCAGCAGTATAAGGTTGACACGATATATCACCTCGCGGCGATTTTGTCAGCAATCGGGGAAACCCGGCCGGGGATCGCCTGGCAGATTAATATGGGCGGGCTGTATAATATGCTCGAAGCGGCTCGGCAATATCGCTGTAAGATGTTTTTCCCCAGTTCAATCGGAGCTTTCGGGCCGTCAACGCCGAAGAAAAACACACCTCAGATGCCGATTATGCGTCCGGAAACAATGTACGGAATCACTAAAGTTTCGGGCGAGCTATTGTGCGATTATTATTTTCGGCGTTTTGGAGTCGATACGCGCAGCCTGAGGTTCCCCGGATTAATATCGTATGAAACCGAACCGGGGGGAGGGACGACCGATTACGCCGTCGAAATATTTTTTGACGCCATCAAGCATAAAAAATATACCTGTTACCTGCGGGGCGACTGCTCGCTGGATATGATGTATATGCCCGACGCCATAAAATCTCTTATAGAACTTATGGAAGCCGATGGCGAGAAACTAATACATAGAAACGCCTACAATATTACCGCCATGAGCCTGACTCCCGATATGCTGGCCGATGAAATTCGCAAGCATATACCGGAATTTGAAATTGAGTACGAGATTGACCCTGTCCGGCAGGCGATTGCCGATTCATGGCCGGATTCGCTTGATGATACTGTGGCGCGGAAAGAATGGGGCTGGAAGCACAATTATGATTTGCCCACGATGGCAAAAGATATGCTCGATAAAATTGGAAAGAAAATTTAGGATAAGCAAGGAGATTTTATAGATGCCATACGAAAGATTTTCGCGGTATTTGCAGACACAAATAGATGAATTGAACGCCACCGGCACGGCCAAAGGCAAAGAACTGGTTGTTACCGAAGTAATCAAAGCCGACGGTAAACGCGGGCCTCGATTTAAACTGGACGGTTATGGCGACAAAGAATTTATCCGGATGAATTCCAATTCATACCTGGGACTGCAATTTCAGGATCATATGCTCAAGGCGGAAGAAGAAGGCGCTCAACAATACGGCGTTGGTCCCGGAGCCGTCAGGTTTATCAGCGGCACCTACAAGCCGCATATTGAATTGGAAAAGCGTCTGGCAAAATTCCACGGCCGCGATGACTGTATGCTCAACAGTTCAGCCTACACGACCGTTTTGGGCGTTATCTCGACTTTGGCCACTCCCGAAACTATAATTATCTCCGATGAGCTCAATCACAATTGCATAATCAATGCCATGAAACTGGCGCGTCCGAAAGGCAAAAAAATATTCAAACATCTCAATATGAATCAACTCGAGGAGCAAATTAAAGAATCGATCGGGCAATGTGAAAATATTATTCTCATTACCGACGGCGTATTCAGCATGCGTGGCGACTACGCCCCACTGGATAAGATTTGTGAAATCACAGAGAAATATAATAGCGAATTTTCAAAAGATATAATTCTGATTGTCGATGATTCGCACGGTGTCGGAGCCTATGGAGCGACGGGGAGAGGTACTGAGGAGATTTGCAATGCCAAAGGCGTGGACATATTAGTCGCGACGCTGGGAAAAGCATTTGGCGTCAATGGAGGATATATTGTCGCTAACGGAGCCATCGTGCCATACTTGCGAGAGAAAAATCCATTCTATATATACACCAATCCGATCACGCCTTCTGAAACAACAACGGCTATTCAGGCCCTGGCAACACTCGACAGCGATGATGGTAAAAAACTTTTGGCGCATCTCTCAGAGATGACCAAAAAATATGAGCAGGGGCTTTTGGATCTGGGTTTCGAAACGATTCCCAGTCCGCATCCGATTGTGCCGCTTTTGGTGCGTGATACCGAAAAGACAACAAGGCTGGTGCAATATCTGAGAGATAACGGCGTTTTGGGGACGGGTCTGAATTACCCGGTCGTCCCGAAAGGCGATGAAACAATTCGCTTCCAGGTCTGCGCCGATCATACGCCATACGATATTGATTGTGTTCTGGAAGTGCTGAAGAAGTTTGAGTGAATAGGATAAGGCTATTTAATCAACCGTCAGTTCACAATTTCGCTTTTCTCGAAATCAAGAATTGATGGAACCTTATGACACCTAATTACATGTGTAATCATGAATCACGCATCTCTGATTTCACGAGCAGAGCTTTTATTTCTGGTCTGCAAATAGACAAAATCGATTCAATTATTTCGAGAACCCACTTCCCCATGAATGGTGATAAATATATTTCATCTATGAGCTCAGAAATATCTACACGAACGTATCTTCCAATTGAACTGTCATATGGTGTTGCAACCCCTCCTTCCGAGCGAGGAAAGTGCAGGATGCATGCCCGAATTTCATTTTCGTAACGATAATATGTCTTTTTTGTCATCATGAGACTGAATCTATTTACGTCGCATTTTGGAATGGAATCTTGGTATTGTACCCTGCCAACGTATAAATCTTCTGGGTAAGGATCGTCACCCTTCTCTATGGCCGAAGTGAGCCTCGAAACGCTGCTCTTAATTGCCGCACCGGCTAATCTGTTTCCCACGTAGATTTTCCAGAGTGCGTAGGACTCGCTTTCCCCCGCAGACCATGAGTTGACAAGATTTAAATCGCGCAAAAGGTGTCCAGAATTGTAGATGTAACTGGCAATTCCTTCTTCAAGGTCTCGATCTTTGAAACCCTTTTTTGCCAGTCGGCGTCTTTCTTCTTCGATCGTCGACATCGGGAGCGATGCCTCATATTGGTCCGATAGATTTTTCATATTTATGAAAAACAACCGCTGATTCATTATGAGGTCCAGGAATTTTGTAATATCCAGGTATCTCCAAATGGTTAGGTTTCCGGGAGGCTGTTCAAGTAAATCACTTTTTTTGATTATCATCAAACTAATGTACCCTATATTGGTTGTTGTTTTCTTATGAATCTACAACTTCAAATTAAAACAAACCACTTTCGGTTCGGTCATTTCCTGAAGAGAGAATTTTAATCCTTCCCGGCCCAGACCGGAATATTTGACTCCGCCGAACGGCATCGAATCCAAACGATAATCGGTCGAGTCATTTATCATCACGCCGCCGCAATCGAGCTCATACGATGCTTTGAAAGCGATATCGATATTACTTGTAAATATCGCCGCCAGAAGACCGTAGGGGAGAGAATTAGCTTCGGCGATAGCTTTATCCAGATCATTGACACGATAAAAATTGACCGTCGGGCCGAATACTTCTTCACAATGAATCGTGATATCATCAGGCAGATTTTCAAGAACAGTCGGCTCGTATAATGCTCCTTTGCGTTTTCCACCGGTCAATAATGTCGCGCCTTTTTCGACGGCTTCATTAACCCATTTCTCGACCCGCACCGCTTCAGCTTCGGTTATCATCGGGCCCATGTCGGTTTCTTCTTTCATTTTGTCACCGATGATATATTTATTTGTCTGAGCAACGAATTTTTCTTTGAACTCATCATAAATATCATCATGTATCAAAATTCTTTGGACGCCAATACAGTTTTGACCTGCCGCCCAGAACGCTCCGGAAACGCATGATTCGACGGCCAGATCAATATCGGCGTCTTTCCAGACAATGACGGGTGAGTTGGAACCGAGCTCCATCCCGATCTTTTTTATTCCAGCCTTGGAAGCGATCTGTTTTCCCGCCTCAACGCCGCCGGTGAAAGAAATCATCCGCACCCGTTCGTCACTGACGAGGGCATCCCCGATCTCGGAACCGTATCCGGTGACGACCTGAATTGCCTGTGGCGGCAATCCGGCTTCGAGCATCGCTTCCACCAGTTTAATTGCCGACAGCGGCGTAACCGTGGCCGGTTTTATTATCACCGAATTGCCGGCCGCAATGGCCGGGCCGATTTTATGCGCGACCAGATTCAGGGGGTCATTGAACGGCGTAATCGCCAGAATGACGCCGATTGGAAAGCGATAATAATACCCTTTACGGTTTTCGCCTCCGGGAAATGAATCGAATGGAATCGTTTCACCAAGAATTCGTTTGGCTTCTTCGGCCGAGCAGGTAATTGTATTGACGCACCGGGACGCCTCTTTGCGGGCTTCTCGAATCGTTTTGGAACCTTCGCGCGCGATAGTCTCGGCGAAATCATCAAGTCTTTCCGAAATTATACTTGCCGTCTTAAATAGAATTTCGGCTCGCTCATATACCGTCATTCTCTTCGTGATTTCAAATCCGGCGACCGCGGATTTGAGTGCGGTTTCGACATCGTCGGCTGTTCCGGCCGGAACGGTATTAATTATTGAATTGTCAAAGGGATCGATTACATCAATCTTTTTATCTCTATCAACCCATTCGCCGTTCAATAACATCTTCATTTTTTCCCTCCCGCGTGAATTATATCAATCAGTGCGCTGTAACCGGTTTCGATTTTTCCCGCCCCGGGCCCGACGATTGTGACATCGCCTAATGTATCGGTCGTAATCGTAACAGCGTTGGTGACGCCCATAACTCCGGCCAGGGGATGTGTCATGTCGATTTTCTCAGGCGCCACGCTGGCCTGAACTTTTCCGTTCTCTTTCCAGACGCACCCGATTAATTTGTATCTTTTACCATTGTATTTGGCATTGGCAATATCCTGAAGAGAAATATTCGTAATTCCTTCGCAACGAAAATCCTGTGGCTTGACTTTGACGCCGAAAACGGTATTAGCCAGAATCGTAACTTTGGCCAGAGTATCCCAACCCAATACATCGGCGTCAGGAACAGCTTCGGCGTACCCAAGTTCCTGCGCGGTTTTAAGAGCGTCATTATAATCCATGCCCTCTTCCATCTGCGACAGAATGTAATTCGTGGTGCCATTTAAAATGCCCTTAATTTCGGTAATTTCGCTTCCGGCTAATGTTTCCCGAATCATATTTAAAAGAGGCGTACCGCTTATAACCGTACCTTCATAATAAAAGCCGACGTTTTTCTCTTTAGCCAACTGGTTCAATTCATGAAAGTATAAAGCTACCGGACCCTTATTCATTGTCGTAACATGCATGCGGTTTTCCAGAGCGGTGCGAATATGTGAAGTCGCCGGTTCGGCGATTTTTATATCGGTATAAGTAGCTTCGACCATCATATCCGCCCTGGCGTGTTTAATCATACTGAGGGTGTCGCCATCGAAACTGTCAGGTAATTCAGAAAATTTTTTGCCTTTATTGATCGTATCCAGAACAATTTGCAAGTCGATGCCATCTTCACAATAAATGTTTCCATGAATCATATCGGCAATACCAACTACGGATAAATCTTTGACAATTAATCTGGATAACATTTGTGATTTTTTGATTAGTAATTCGGCCAGGCCCTGCCCCACGGTGCCAAATCCAATAAGCAATAGCCGCAAGATGCCCTCCTTCCGCACTCGGTTGTCTGTTGTATTATTTGTCAATCCTTTTTCAAAGACCTCGGATAATCTATGACCGGTTGACTCCCCAAATATCCATTATTTTTTGGAAATTCTTTGCCCGAGTCCCCAACAAATGACTATAATAAAAAATAAAGAAAAATGAAAGACTATTTTTGTCAATTATTGTGGAAAAAGAAAAATACGCCGCTTGCCTTTTAACTTTATCTATTGTATTATACTTAACTTTGCGTATTTGAAGAATGAAACGGTTAAATAAGTGGGACTCAACTTTTGAATAGAGGTATGTAAATGGTTGGAATAGTTGGTTATGGCGCGCATATTCCTCGTCATCGCATCAAAGTGGAAGAGATCGCGAAAGTATGGGGAGCCGATGCGCCCAGTTATAAGAAAGGGCTGATGCTTCACGAAAAATCAGTACCGACTCCCGACGTCGATACGATTACGCTTTCGGTGGGAGCCGCCAAAAACGCCCTGAAAAGAGCCATGATCGATCCCAAAGATATTGGGGCTGTTTATGTCGGTTCCGAATCGCATCCTTACGCGGTTAAGCCGTCAGGTACGGTTGTAGCCGAAGCGATCGGATGCGTTCCGGATTGTCATTGCGCTGATTTTGAATTCGCCTGCAAAGCCGGTTCCGAAGCGATGTTTGTAACTTTAGGGCTCGTTAAATCGGGCTTTGTTAAATACGCCCTGGCCGTGGGAGGCGATACTTCTCAAGGCGCCCCTGGCGACGCCTTAGAGTATTCAGCCTCGGCCGGAGCGGCGGCGTTCATCATGGGCAAGAAAGACTTAATCGCCGAATGTGTTGCGACCTATTCATTTATGACCGATACTCCTGACTTCTGGCGAAGAGAGTATGAATTTTATCCTCAACACGGCGGACGCTTCACCGGTGAACCGGCTTATTTTAAAACCGTTACGGGTGCCGCCGATGGAATTTTGAAAAAAGTGAAAATGAAACCGAAAGATTTTGCCTATGTGATCTTTCATCAACCGAACGGAAAATTTCCTCAGAGGATTGGTAAAAGGCTCGGTTTTACGCCCAAACAGATAGAACCGGGTTGGTTGGCCCCGAGACTGGGCAATACTTATTCCGGAGCCTCTCCGATAGGTTTAACCTCGACTCTCGATATTTCTAAACCGGGTGATATGATCCTGATGATTTCTTACGGCTCGGGAGCCGGTTCGGATGCTTTTGTCTGGAGAGTTACCGACCGCATAAATGAGGTTCGCGACCTGGCCGTTCACACGACCACTTTGCTGGATCAAAATAAAACTTACGTCGATTACGGTACTTACGCCAAATACCGGCACAAAATCCTGAAGAATAATTAGGAGGGAATTAAGATGAGAGATGTTGCTGTTGTCGGTATAGGAATCATGAAATGGGGTGAGCTCTGGGAAAAATCGTTCCGCGATATATTCACCGAAGCCGCTCTGAATGCCATGGATGATGCCGGTGTCGATAAAATAGATTCATTGATTGTGGGATGTATGACCGGCGGTTTGTTTGTCGGTCAGGAGCATGTCGGCGCGATTATGGCTGATTACATTGGCCAGCGTCATATTCCGGCGGCGCACGTGGAATCAGCCTGCGCTTCCGGCGGATTGGCGTTTCGCCAGGCTTTTATAGAAGTTGCTTCAGGCATATCCGATGTCGTGATGGCAGGCGGTGTCGAAAAAATGACCGACATTTCCGGCGACGGGGCGACTTACGCACTGGCTGCGGCCGCCGATCAGGAATATGAAGTATTTCACGGGGTAACTTTTCCGGGCTTATATGCCATGATGGCCCGCGTCTATATGAAAAAGTATAAAGTGACTCGTCGCCAGCTTTCGGCGGTGCCTTATAAATCGCATCTGAATGGTTCCAAGAATCCTTATGCTCAGTATCCATTCCCAATCAAACTTGAGGATGTGGAAAACGGTGTCAAGGTTGCCGATCCTTTGCATATTCTGGACTGCTCTCCGATAACTGACGGCGCCGCGGCTTGCATTTTGACCACGGTTGAAAGCGCAAAGAAAATGAAAAAGCCGTATATACGGATTACTGGTTCGGCAATGGCGACCGATACGATTGCTTTGCATCAGCGCGAAAGCCTGACGACTCTAAAATCGACTGAACTGGCCGGTAAGAGAGGTCTCAAAATGGCCGGACGCAAAATCAGCGAAATCGATTTAGTTGAGGTTCATGATTGTTTTTCGATCGCTGAAATTATCGTAACCGAATCGCTTGGATTTTTCAAACCGGGTCAAGGCGCAACGGCGGCCGCCTCGGGCGCGACGGCATTGGATGGAAAAATTCCGGTCAATACTTCCGGCGGTTTGAAATCTAAAGGACATCCGGTTGGTGCGACCGGTATCGGTCAGGTGGTCGAGGTCGTCAAGCAGCTTCGCGGCGAAGCCGAAAACGGCAGACAGATAAAGAGCAATCCCAAAGTCGGGATGACTCAAAACATGGGCGGCTCCGGCGCTTCCGCGGTGGTGCATATCCTGGAGGTGGCGTGATGTTTCCATCAAGAATCTGGAGAGAAATGCCTCAGCGTTACCGCCTCGAGGCCTCAATTTGTAAAAAATGCGGCAAGCGGTTTTATCCGCCGCGTTTGATTTGCGACCAATGCGGATTCCGTAAATTTGAGTCGTATAATTTACCGGAAGAAGGAAAACTGCAAACATTCACGGTCATTCGTATTCCGGCCTCACAATTTTCCGACCAATCACCGTATGCCATTGGGATTGTCAAATTTGACGATAGTCTGCAATTGATGGCGCAAATTGTTGACTGTGACGTGGATAAACTCAAAATCGGCCAAAAGGTCAGGCTTGAATTCAGGCGGATTCAAACCGATAAATCGCATGGCGTTTTGAGTTATGCTTATAAACTCGTGCCCAAGTGGTATTAGGAAAATATAGGGCTTCTTCGTGAAGCCTTTTTTATATATATTTATTTCAGCGGGGGTGCAATACAAAAACTATGCCTATAAATTGACAGGACAATATGTTTAGAATCGAATCGAAAATTAGTACGGGTTCGTCGGCCTTTAAGGAAAACGACAAATTAAACCGGGAAGCCGCTCGTCTATACAAACGGCGAATTGAAGAAATTAAATTGGGCGGTCCGGAAAAAGCCCGAAAGCTTCACACCGATCGCGGTAAGATTCTTCCCCGTGAACGGGTTGAAAAACTGCTCGACAAGAACACTCCGTTTCTTGAATTGTCGCCTCTGGCCGCTTACGACATGTATAAGGGCAAAGCCCCCGGCGCGGGCGTTATTACCGGTATCGGAATTATCCAGGGCCGGGAGGTGATGATTGTCGCCAATGACGCGACGGTTAAAGGCGGAACTTATTTTCCGGAAACAATCAAAAAACATATTCGAGCTCAGGATATTTCACTCGAAAATAATCTACCATGCGTTTACCTGGTTGATTCCGGTGGTATTTTCCTCCCGCAGCAGGCGGGTGTATTCGCCGATAAAGAACACTTTGGTCATATCTTTTTCAATCAGGCCAAATTGTCGGCCAACCGCATTCCCCAAATCGCCGTTGTCATGGGTTCTTGCACGGCCGGGGGAGCTTACGTGCCGGCCATGTCGGATGAAACCGTTATCGTTCGCAAGCAAGGAACGATTTTTATCGGCGGGCCGCCTTTGGTGAAGGCCGCCACCGGCGAAGTTGTCTCACCTGAGGATTTGGGCGGCGCGGATGTTCATTGCCGAATTTCAGGAGTGGCCGATCATTATGCCCAGAATGACGCTCATGCGATTTCCCTGACCCGCAATATTGTTGAAAATCTCGAACGAACTCAAAAATATCCGCTTGATATATCCGAACCGGAAGAACCGCATTATGATCCTGAAGAACTTTACGGAGTTGTACCTAATGATCTGCGTCAACCGTATGATGTCCGGGAAGTCATCGCCCGTATCGTTGACGGCTCGCGATTTCATGAATTCAAGCAACTATACGCGCCGACTCTCATTACCGGCTTTGCGCGCATCATGGGTTACCCGGTCGGGATACTCGGCAATAACGGCGTTATCTTTGGCGAATCTTCACAGAAGGGCGCCCATTTTGTCGAACTCTGCTGCGTGCGTAAAATCCCGTTGATATTCCTGCAAAATATCACCGGTTTTATCGTCGGAAAGCAATATGAGCACAGCGGCATCGCCCGCGACGGAGCCAAAATGGTTCATGCCGTCGCCAACGCGCAGGTTC is a window from the Candidatus Zixiibacteriota bacterium genome containing:
- a CDS encoding DUF1573 domain-containing protein, encoding MFRHVLIGAAILILFGAINVAAGPKLTISENEFDFGYAPQKAKLSHTFWVKSTGDEVLKISKVIPGCGCTKAPMDKKIIAPGDSARLEIIFSTRNYKGAIQKSPRIESNTLKGKTFVNIRTNIVQGEQSTKTIVFSPPILNLTKDKLSENNEISFDISNVNAKDLQLKLIDWPGELFEVSIPENIPAGETIKATITLDKDILGESFEKSLTFEINNDTSDRFTLPIRKQVFLVTSQN
- a CDS encoding DUF1573 domain-containing protein, with the translated sequence MYKIATLTGLIFLIIAAVSVSAEPDMKINGETFDYGYVPQRAKVVHAFWLKSVGDTTLYIKTVKPACGCTKAPLEKNLIEPGDSSKLEITFSTRKYTGSVKKSIKITTNASDSAQNIYVAANVFTDPSELAPLTVEPYTVEITAETVDANDAVLFSITNNSNADVRLKPIEWAKHLFDIDIPEVIKAGETKQGKVILFAESYMKSFSKSITIELDDENKIRYSLPVLKQTFFKKKTQ
- a CDS encoding L-threonine 3-dehydrogenase, with protein sequence MNTILITGALGQIGSELTAALRNKCGENSVIATDIRMPSDLKLRHSGPFEILDVTDEHHITRVMQQYKVDTIYHLAAILSAIGETRPGIAWQINMGGLYNMLEAARQYRCKMFFPSSIGAFGPSTPKKNTPQMPIMRPETMYGITKVSGELLCDYYFRRFGVDTRSLRFPGLISYETEPGGGTTDYAVEIFFDAIKHKKYTCYLRGDCSLDMMYMPDAIKSLIELMEADGEKLIHRNAYNITAMSLTPDMLADEIRKHIPEFEIEYEIDPVRQAIADSWPDSLDDTVARKEWGWKHNYDLPTMAKDMLDKIGKKI
- a CDS encoding aminotransferase class I/II-fold pyridoxal phosphate-dependent enzyme encodes the protein MPYERFSRYLQTQIDELNATGTAKGKELVVTEVIKADGKRGPRFKLDGYGDKEFIRMNSNSYLGLQFQDHMLKAEEEGAQQYGVGPGAVRFISGTYKPHIELEKRLAKFHGRDDCMLNSSAYTTVLGVISTLATPETIIISDELNHNCIINAMKLARPKGKKIFKHLNMNQLEEQIKESIGQCENIILITDGVFSMRGDYAPLDKICEITEKYNSEFSKDIILIVDDSHGVGAYGATGRGTEEICNAKGVDILVATLGKAFGVNGGYIVANGAIVPYLREKNPFYIYTNPITPSETTTAIQALATLDSDDGKKLLAHLSEMTKKYEQGLLDLGFETIPSPHPIVPLLVRDTEKTTRLVQYLRDNGVLGTGLNYPVVPKGDETIRFQVCADHTPYDIDCVLEVLKKFE
- a CDS encoding aldehyde dehydrogenase family protein, translated to MKMLLNGEWVDRDKKIDVIDPFDNSIINTVPAGTADDVETALKSAVAGFEITKRMTVYERAEILFKTASIISERLDDFAETIAREGSKTIREARKEASRCVNTITCSAEEAKRILGETIPFDSFPGGENRKGYYYRFPIGVILAITPFNDPLNLVAHKIGPAIAAGNSVIIKPATVTPLSAIKLVEAMLEAGLPPQAIQVVTGYGSEIGDALVSDERVRMISFTGGVEAGKQIASKAGIKKIGMELGSNSPVIVWKDADIDLAVESCVSGAFWAAGQNCIGVQRILIHDDIYDEFKEKFVAQTNKYIIGDKMKEETDMGPMITEAEAVRVEKWVNEAVEKGATLLTGGKRKGALYEPTVLENLPDDITIHCEEVFGPTVNFYRVNDLDKAIAEANSLPYGLLAAIFTSNIDIAFKASYELDCGGVMINDSTDYRLDSMPFGGVKYSGLGREGLKFSLQEMTEPKVVCFNLKL
- a CDS encoding homoserine dehydrogenase translates to MRLLLIGFGTVGQGLAELLIKKSQMLSRLIVKDLSVVGIADMIHGNIYCEDGIDLQIVLDTINKGKKFSELPDSFDGDTLSMIKHARADMMVEATYTDIKIAEPATSHIRTALENRMHVTTMNKGPVALYFHELNQLAKEKNVGFYYEGTVISGTPLLNMIRETLAGSEITEIKGILNGTTNYILSQMEEGMDYNDALKTAQELGYAEAVPDADVLGWDTLAKVTILANTVFGVKVKPQDFRCEGITNISLQDIANAKYNGKRYKLIGCVWKENGKVQASVAPEKIDMTHPLAGVMGVTNAVTITTDTLGDVTIVGPGAGKIETGYSALIDIIHAGGKK
- a CDS encoding hydroxymethylglutaryl-CoA synthase, which encodes MVGIVGYGAHIPRHRIKVEEIAKVWGADAPSYKKGLMLHEKSVPTPDVDTITLSVGAAKNALKRAMIDPKDIGAVYVGSESHPYAVKPSGTVVAEAIGCVPDCHCADFEFACKAGSEAMFVTLGLVKSGFVKYALAVGGDTSQGAPGDALEYSASAGAAAFIMGKKDLIAECVATYSFMTDTPDFWRREYEFYPQHGGRFTGEPAYFKTVTGAADGILKKVKMKPKDFAYVIFHQPNGKFPQRIGKRLGFTPKQIEPGWLAPRLGNTYSGASPIGLTSTLDISKPGDMILMISYGSGAGSDAFVWRVTDRINEVRDLAVHTTTLLDQNKTYVDYGTYAKYRHKILKNN
- a CDS encoding thiolase domain-containing protein, whose product is MRDVAVVGIGIMKWGELWEKSFRDIFTEAALNAMDDAGVDKIDSLIVGCMTGGLFVGQEHVGAIMADYIGQRHIPAAHVESACASGGLAFRQAFIEVASGISDVVMAGGVEKMTDISGDGATYALAAAADQEYEVFHGVTFPGLYAMMARVYMKKYKVTRRQLSAVPYKSHLNGSKNPYAQYPFPIKLEDVENGVKVADPLHILDCSPITDGAAACILTTVESAKKMKKPYIRITGSAMATDTIALHQRESLTTLKSTELAGKRGLKMAGRKISEIDLVEVHDCFSIAEIIVTESLGFFKPGQGATAAASGATALDGKIPVNTSGGLKSKGHPVGATGIGQVVEVVKQLRGEAENGRQIKSNPKVGMTQNMGGSGASAVVHILEVA
- a CDS encoding Zn-ribbon domain-containing OB-fold protein, giving the protein MFPSRIWREMPQRYRLEASICKKCGKRFYPPRLICDQCGFRKFESYNLPEEGKLQTFTVIRIPASQFSDQSPYAIGIVKFDDSLQLMAQIVDCDVDKLKIGQKVRLEFRRIQTDKSHGVLSYAYKLVPKWY